In Anaerolineales bacterium, a genomic segment contains:
- a CDS encoding DNA methyltransferase — translation MSNRRSGMPGIETYLGRILHGDCLELLPQLPAASVDLIFADPPYNLQLKGELWRPNMTRVNGVQDDWDRFASFEAYDEFSRAWLGACRRVLKDDGTIWVIGTYHNIYRLGAILQDLGYWILNDVLWIKSNPMPNFRGVRFTNAHETLIWASKSRGARYTFNHHAMKALNEGKQMRSDWTLPICSGAERLKSNGEKAHSTQKPEDLLRRVILASSNPGDVVLDPFFGSGTTGAVAKRLRRRWIGIERQAGYVDLARRRIEDIEPEADERLVSHPRDRRRRAARIPFTKLLEHEYLKPGQTLFFRGKRDLPARIGRDGKLRIGDFEGSIHQAGRHLMNGSPCNGWKHWYYQAEDGELAPIDVLRQRLRARSQNEGEA, via the coding sequence ATGTCGAATCGAAGGAGCGGGATGCCGGGCATCGAAACCTATCTCGGTCGAATCCTGCACGGGGATTGCCTGGAACTGCTGCCGCAGCTGCCGGCGGCGAGCGTGGATTTGATCTTCGCCGATCCGCCCTACAACCTGCAGCTCAAGGGGGAGCTGTGGCGCCCGAACATGACCAGGGTGAACGGCGTGCAGGACGACTGGGATCGTTTCGCCAGCTTCGAGGCCTACGACGAATTCAGCCGCGCCTGGCTCGGCGCCTGCCGCCGCGTGCTCAAGGATGACGGCACCATCTGGGTCATCGGGACCTATCACAACATCTACCGCCTGGGCGCCATCCTGCAGGACCTGGGCTACTGGATCCTGAACGACGTGTTGTGGATCAAGAGCAACCCCATGCCCAACTTCCGCGGCGTGCGCTTCACCAACGCCCACGAGACGCTGATCTGGGCCAGCAAATCCAGGGGTGCGCGCTACACGTTCAACCACCACGCCATGAAGGCGCTGAACGAAGGCAAGCAGATGCGCAGCGATTGGACGCTGCCGATCTGTTCGGGCGCGGAGCGTTTGAAGTCGAACGGGGAGAAAGCGCACTCCACGCAGAAACCGGAAGACCTGCTGCGGCGCGTGATCCTGGCTTCGAGCAACCCCGGCGACGTCGTGCTCGATCCGTTTTTCGGCAGCGGCACGACGGGCGCCGTGGCCAAACGGCTGCGGCGGCGCTGGATCGGCATCGAACGCCAGGCCGGGTACGTCGATCTGGCGCGCCGGCGAATCGAAGACATCGAGCCGGAAGCCGACGAGCGCCTGGTGTCCCACCCGCGCGATCGCAGACGGCGTGCGGCGCGCATTCCCTTCACGAAGCTGCTCGAACATGAATATCTAAAACCAGGTCAGACGCTGTTCTTCCGCGGCAAGCGTGACCTGCCTGCCCGCATCGGACGGGACGGCAAGCTGCGCATCGGGGATTTCGAAGGCTCGATCCATCAGGCGGGGAGACACCTGATGAACGGCAGCCCGTGCAACGGCTGGAAGCACTGGTATTACCAGGCCGAGGACGGTGAGTTGGCGCCGATCGACGTGCTGCGCCAGCGGCTGCGGGCGCGCAGCCAGAACGAAGGGGAAGCTTAA
- a CDS encoding aldo/keto reductase, with amino-acid sequence MRRRKLGWTDLQLSAIGLGTWAMGGSNWQFGWGPQDDERSIATIHTALDLGINWIDTAPAYGLGHSEEVIGRAIRGMQEKPILATKCARVWGEERILHASLKRESILREAEDSLRRLGVERIDLYQIHWPEPEEDIEEAWLAMESLIQDGKIRYAGVSNFSVKQMQVIQALHPIASLQPPYSLLKRGVEDEILPYCGENQIGVIPYSPLQKGLLTGKVTPEWVAGLPEGDHRHGDPDFRQPRLARNMRVAAGLAEIARESGHTAAQMAIAWLLRRPEVTAPIVGARKPSQIEGTAPAGDWELSQAEIAAVEKLLEEA; translated from the coding sequence ATGCGCAGACGTAAATTGGGTTGGACCGATCTGCAGCTTTCGGCCATCGGTCTGGGTACCTGGGCCATGGGCGGATCAAACTGGCAGTTCGGCTGGGGACCGCAGGACGACGAACGCTCGATCGCCACGATCCACACCGCGCTGGATCTGGGAATCAACTGGATCGACACCGCGCCGGCCTACGGCCTGGGGCATTCCGAGGAGGTCATCGGCAGAGCGATCCGTGGCATGCAGGAAAAACCCATTCTGGCCACCAAATGCGCGCGCGTCTGGGGCGAGGAGCGCATCCTCCACGCCAGCCTGAAACGCGAAAGCATCCTGCGCGAGGCGGAGGACAGCCTGCGGCGGCTGGGCGTGGAACGCATCGACCTGTATCAGATTCACTGGCCGGAACCGGAGGAGGACATCGAGGAAGCCTGGCTCGCAATGGAATCGCTGATCCAGGACGGCAAGATCCGCTACGCGGGCGTCTCCAATTTCAGCGTGAAACAGATGCAAGTCATACAGGCGCTGCACCCCATCGCCTCCCTGCAGCCGCCCTACAGCCTGCTGAAGCGCGGGGTCGAAGACGAAATCCTGCCCTACTGCGGCGAAAACCAGATCGGCGTGATCCCCTACAGCCCGCTGCAGAAAGGGCTGCTGACCGGCAAGGTCACGCCCGAATGGGTGGCGGGGCTGCCGGAAGGCGATCACCGCCACGGCGACCCGGATTTCCGCCAGCCCAGGCTGGCGCGCAACATGCGCGTCGCCGCCGGTCTGGCCGAAATCGCCCGGGAAAGCGGCCACACCGCGGCGCAGATGGCCATCGCCTGGCTGCTGCGCCGGCCGGAAGTCACCGCGCCGATCGTCGGCGCGCGTAAACCTTCGCAGATCGAAGGCACCGCGCCTGCCGGGGATTGGGAACTGAGCCAGGCGGAGATCGCCGCCGTAGAGAAGCTGCTCGAAGAAGCCTGA